Part of the Sorghum bicolor cultivar BTx623 chromosome 1, Sorghum_bicolor_NCBIv3, whole genome shotgun sequence genome, ATGTGCAGTGTCTCCGTACGGCCAAACATAAGGTCTGGAATTTatgaaaaataaaagaaagcTAACACTTGAGAATCTGAGATCTAATTAACTGGACCCAAGGACGGTAGCTAAATAGTAATGTACAATAGTCTTAAAAGCGGGGTCAAATGTAAATTTACCAATAAACAGGGGTTCTGTTATCACATGGAATTCAAGGTACAAGAGAAAACCATAAGAAAAATGAGAGTATTAAAGCACAACAGCCATGGTGTTGGTAAAAAATTCACCATGTGTACAGAGTATACAGACATTATTGAGCTCAAAGAGAGCCAAAAAAAGATGATCCCAACTTCTAAAGTTCATAGCCTGATACCTCATGTCTCTTCACCCAGCTTATCATCAGTAGGTTATTGCATCAAATTATTATACAAATGTCTGTGTACAAAAAGACCTATATTGAGCGAATCGAAATCtgtgaaacccactatcaaCTTTTCTGTTGTAATCACAAGCCGAAAAAATAAAGGCCAAAGAGAAAAAACAGTGAGACTTGGTCACTTGGAAATTCCAGACTCCAATAATAATATCATATTAGCAGCTATTGTACTTTTCTATAACCAAGCCATGTCAACAATGGACATAAGAAAATGGAATTGGAACTATTAGCTCCATAAGACATGCAAACAAATCATTCTTGTGCTATACATGTGAAGTAAATCTGAATATGAGTTAGCACTAAtctctgaaaaaaaaatcaagattcattCAAACCTTACCATTTGGGGAGTAACTATAGCAATATTTATAAGGGTTTAGAGTTTTGTTGAGGCACCAGGTTTGAACATAACTCTGCAAAGGGAGATATATGAATGTATAGAGAACAACTGCAGCATCCTCATTCCTTGAAGAATAGAAAAGACAGCAGGCTGCTAGTCCGCATCAACCTCCCTCCTTCAAGCACATCTGTTGTGTGAATATGAAGCTGCAAGCACTGATACCAGTATCTTTTGTTGCCTCCACTGCCAGACCCAATGCCAACCATTGCTTTGTTCCTATGTTGCTACAAATACAGAAAGGGATGCAGGCTTCTATGTGAGGAAATAAAGAAATCAGAAATTGAGGCACTGCATATTGAACTGGACTACCAAAGCAGTTCTCAGGATCATTTTGTGGAACAATGTAGCACAGTAGTTATTTTCAGTGAGATAAGAGTTCATTTAAGTGGTGCTGAAAAGGCACCTTGGTCCTAACTTTTAAGAaaataactttttttttctcaccTGTGCTGCCAAAATAATTTCAGAAAAGTTACAGCAGACTGAAAACAAATCCATATTCATCACCTACTGCCTGAGAAACTTTTTTTCGTTCACatacaaaaaatagagaatggcCCCTCTAGAAAAGGCATATTTATGGACTTATTGTTAGATAGTTCaagaaaattttcataatatataaaaTGCGCACAAAATGTCCGTATTGTTTTTATTACAAAATCTCTGATGTTACCCCTCTAAAAGAAACTCAGATGTTATTACAACATAAACAGATGGGCATGTACCTTAGTTGGGACATACAGACCAAGACTAGTAGTTGAAAATATGACAGGAATTCCAACTATCTTCATATAGGCTGTGCATGGACCAGTCAACTTAACATTTCCAGAAAATTAAGAGCTAATCAACTGGTAAAGGTGCCAACAATGAACTACAATAGTACATCAATAAGAAATGTTCCGTTAATGTTAAAACATCAGAAGATTTGTGGAGCACTGCACAACAAATTCCTCAAGCAGTGTTCTTGTGAGCACATAAAACACAACGCCGAGGGCGATGGACACTGGTAGGGCAGGCAATGCCTTGCGGAAGAACGCCAGCAGGAGCAGAGTGATGCCAAGCCCTGCAATGATGGCAAGGTAGCAGGCATACACTGTCATGTAGTCATACATTGCTGCCCTACCGACCAAAACGCTGTAGAATATGAAATCCCCCAACCCAAGCTTGATCGCCCCAGATGAGCTCAACCCAATGCCATCTTCACCTTCCACCTCTTCCCCAGATCTCTGTGGACGTGGCTGGATCAAAGGTACACTCATTTCAGCAACAGCCACTCTATGCTCTGGCAATGCTGAAACCTCCCCAGCTTGTGCAACAGTAGAATCAGAGGAGCTGAAAGCAGCCCCCAATGTAACCCTGGGCCTTGAATTACTAACATCACCAGCAAGAGTGGCAGCTTCATGAACTTGGGATGATGAACTGTTTCCAGGGTTGGCCTGAAGATTCCTCCCCAACACCTCCCCAATCACCTCAACCGTGGAACTTTCATCCAAATCCGCACCGGGTTGCCTCCCTTCCCTCCACAAGCGCCAATTTCGGCCATGGCGGGGATCCACCGGCCTGGCCTCATAGACCAAGGCCGGTATCTCCTCGTTCCTCTGTATGGCCAGCTCAAGCAGCACCCTCAAAGGGCCACCGGGGAGCAGCACGGCCGCGAGGTCGTAGATGGCCATGGCGACGAGCAGCGCCCAGGTGGTCCACTCGGGCAGCATCGTGAACCAGAAGGCGGTAagcacggcgacggcgacgagcgCGGCCTGGTGGAGCGCGATGGGGACGGATGCCGGCGCCAGCGCGGCGAGCGCGAGCGCCCCCGCGGCGTTGGGCAGGAGGAGCGCGAAGGAGACGGCGTCGAGCGGGAAGCGGAGgcgggagaggaggaggagcgcgacCTGGCCGccgaggacgaggaggacgGCGAGCGCGGAGAAGCCGAGGTAGGCGCGGAGGCAGGGCGTGCAGCGGAGGTAGAAGAGGAGCGCGAGCAGGAAAGTGGCGGCGGTGACGGCAACGACGAAGGTGAGGGCGGTGATGAGCGCGGTGGGTATGTCGTCGCCGTCCCCTCCTCCGGAGACGCCGCCGGTGGCGGCTGCGATGGAGGCGGAGAGGGGAGAGGGGGAGGAGGGCGAGGAGAGGAGGGAGACcaggaggacgacgaggagcaTGCAGGCGGAGACGGGGTAGACGATGCGGGTGATGTCCTCGCCGAGCGAGTCCAGCACGGTGGTGCTGGCGGGGACATCGCCGGgcacggcggccgccgccgcggcgtcggCCATCTGGGTGGATGTGGAATGGGGATCGCTTCCGCTCCGTGGGACTTGGGCGAGTATTGACTTGTTTATACGCCACTCCAGGCTCAGTTAACAGTTGAGTCTTTTCCGTCTGGTGATTGGTGCCTCTCTTCTCATAATTCTCAAGATTTGCCAATTCTAAATGCCTAATCTCAAGTTCATGGAATTATCTGATTCTCCATCTTTGTCAGGCAAAAATGCTTTGCAAGTTTGCAACAACCTGAAACAAGCCTGCTAAAGTGCTAATGCTATGCACCAGGGTACAATGAAAAATGAGACCATGGCCCCAATTCGCTGGCACTGAACACAGTTCAGTATTGTGGAACAGAACTGTAGTGCTACATGTAAGAACACTGACCATTTGTAATGCCAGGGTACTACTACTAAGCAAATCTACCAAAGGGCATCATGACATCAATATCCTTCACATTAGGAGCTAAGctatatagttttttttttcccaaCGGACTGATACAGAAACTGTGACAATCATGGCAGCACTGGATCACACCGATAGCCTCTTTTGGTCAGTTCAGACTTTGGACTCCTGCTGCTGTAGTTCCTGTAGAAACCTGAAAGGTTGAGACAGAACAACTGGCT contains:
- the LOC8062529 gene encoding presenilin-like protein At2g29900 isoform X1; the encoded protein is MADAAAAAAVPGDVPASTTVLDSLGEDITRIVYPVSACMLLVVLLVSLLSSPSSPSPLSASIAAATGGVSGGGDGDDIPTALITALTFVVAVTAATFLLALLFYLRCTPCLRAYLGFSALAVLLVLGGQVALLLLSRLRFPLDAVSFALLLPNAAGALALAALAPASVPIALHQAALVAVAVLTAFWFTMLPEWTTWALLVAMAIYDLAAVLLPGGPLRVLLELAIQRNEEIPALVYEARPVDPRHGRNWRLWREGRQPGADLDESSTVEVIGEVLGRNLQANPGNSSSSQVHEAATLAGDVSNSRPRVTLGAAFSSSDSTVAQAGEVSALPEHRVAVAEMSVPLIQPRPQRSGEEVEGEDGIGLSSSGAIKLGLGDFIFYSVLVGRAAMYDYMTVYACYLAIIAGLGITLLLLAFFRKALPALPVSIALGVVFYVLTRTLLEEFVVQCSTNLLMF